One window from the genome of [Mycobacterium] stephanolepidis encodes:
- a CDS encoding bifunctional nitrate reductase/sulfite reductase flavoprotein subunit alpha — protein MTELSVSPTARRAACSYCGVGCGVVVRAETSSAGPVTIATVEGDALHPSNQGRLCTKGATHAQLMAADGRMTTAHIRPARGQEPVPAPLAATTAEAGRRLRHILDTHGPDAIALYVSGQMSLEAQYLANKLAKGYIRTTQIESNSRLCMASAGTGYTQSLGADGPPGSYSDIEQSDLFLVMGANMADCHPILFLRMADRLGSGARLIVVDPRRNATAERADLFLQITPGTDLALLNGLLHLLVENGDIDSGFIAEHTEGWAGMPEFLDGYPPSAVAAITGLAEDDIRTAARWIGEAREWMTLWTMGLNQSTHGTWNTNAICNLHLATGAICRSGSGPFSLTGQPNAMGGREMGYMGPGLPGQRSVKSVADREFVERHWRLAPGSIREEFGTGTVDMFTQMAAGDIKACWIICTNPVASVANRQNVIDGLRRAELVISQDAFFTTATNDYADVLLPAALWAEADGVSVNSERTVTLTNRAADPPGDAQPDWRLICDVAIAMGFGDGFDYSSSEEIFEEIRGFWNPRTGYDMRGASYARLRQGPVQWPCPPEDSGERNPIRYLNDGVSQGLHVGEDGTIPRLAFPTPSRRAVFHARAHRDPAETPGDGYPMVLNTGRLQHHWHTLTKTGRIKTLERLHPSPFVEIHPRDAVTLGIVEGDIVDIASRRGTAELPAIISDRVKPGSCFAPFHWNDVQGPGLAINAVTNDAVDPDSLQPEFKVSAVMLRPTGRTVVHEVPDRTAQALGDIAILWTSQTGNAETAATSVHSMLTAAGISATLTAMDDCAPEDLGEVRTAVLIASSFGEGGPPDNGAQFWSALSGETKPLNHMRYAVLGFGDRAYADFCGHAKALDARLHQLGAIPVLARVDGEANDRGLLAAWTADLLEAIGAGADAGTEAVRRLRSEGLPAVAPDRFTRDAPILAALSHNEVLSAPGSGKEVRRIEFDLTGHDVDYSVGDALGVYPTNREEDVQRWLTATGFDAELPIAIDGGELPLATALAGHYDICRVTDDLLRFVAERRGDKPATKLLRGPDTATRERWLQGRNALDVLREFPVRAGIDEWQQVLIRLTPRQYSISSSPLVSPKSIALTVSIVRFQGPDGSARGGVGSTFLADRAQRLPVPIFLQKSPHFRPPDSSDTPMIMVGPGTGIAPFRGFLQERRALGHSGPNWLFFGDQHRTQHFYYREELDGFLRDGSLRRLDLAFSRDQQKRIYVQHRMMEQGAQMWRWLADGAHLYVCGDASRMAKDVDSALLAIAQKHGRMSAEEALEFRKELVAGKRYVRDVY, from the coding sequence GTGACCGAACTCAGCGTGTCGCCCACCGCGCGCCGTGCCGCCTGCTCGTATTGCGGTGTCGGCTGCGGTGTGGTGGTGCGGGCCGAGACGAGTTCGGCGGGTCCGGTCACCATCGCAACCGTCGAGGGCGATGCCCTGCACCCAAGCAATCAAGGACGCCTGTGCACCAAAGGTGCCACGCACGCCCAGCTGATGGCCGCCGACGGACGCATGACGACGGCGCATATCCGCCCCGCACGCGGGCAGGAGCCGGTTCCGGCCCCCCTAGCTGCGACGACCGCCGAGGCGGGCAGGCGATTACGCCACATCCTCGACACCCATGGACCCGATGCGATCGCCCTGTACGTATCCGGCCAGATGAGCCTGGAGGCGCAGTATCTCGCCAATAAGCTCGCCAAGGGCTATATCCGGACCACACAGATCGAATCAAACTCGCGACTCTGCATGGCCAGTGCGGGAACCGGATACACCCAATCATTGGGAGCCGACGGGCCCCCCGGGTCGTATTCCGATATCGAGCAGAGCGATCTGTTCCTGGTCATGGGTGCGAACATGGCCGACTGCCATCCGATTCTGTTCCTGCGCATGGCCGATCGGCTTGGTAGCGGAGCGCGGCTGATCGTGGTCGATCCCCGCCGCAACGCCACGGCCGAACGCGCCGACCTGTTCCTGCAGATCACCCCCGGCACCGACCTGGCGCTGCTCAACGGACTGCTGCATCTGCTGGTGGAGAACGGGGATATCGACTCCGGATTCATCGCCGAGCACACCGAGGGCTGGGCGGGGATGCCGGAGTTCCTCGACGGTTACCCGCCCTCGGCCGTCGCGGCTATCACGGGCCTGGCCGAGGACGATATCCGCACCGCTGCCCGGTGGATCGGGGAGGCGCGCGAATGGATGACGTTGTGGACGATGGGCCTCAACCAGAGCACTCATGGGACCTGGAACACCAACGCGATCTGCAATCTGCATCTGGCCACCGGTGCCATCTGCCGCTCCGGTAGTGGACCGTTCTCGCTGACCGGCCAACCGAATGCGATGGGCGGCAGGGAAATGGGTTACATGGGCCCGGGGTTGCCGGGACAGCGCTCGGTGAAGTCCGTCGCCGATCGAGAATTCGTCGAGCGGCACTGGCGGCTGGCGCCCGGTTCCATCCGCGAGGAGTTCGGCACCGGCACCGTGGACATGTTCACCCAGATGGCGGCCGGTGATATCAAGGCATGCTGGATCATCTGCACCAATCCGGTTGCCTCGGTGGCTAATCGGCAGAATGTGATCGACGGACTGCGCCGGGCGGAGCTGGTGATCAGCCAGGATGCCTTCTTTACGACGGCCACCAATGATTACGCCGATGTGCTCCTGCCCGCCGCGCTGTGGGCCGAAGCAGATGGCGTATCGGTCAACTCGGAGCGCACGGTAACGCTGACCAACCGGGCCGCCGACCCGCCGGGGGATGCGCAGCCCGACTGGCGCCTGATATGCGATGTCGCCATCGCGATGGGGTTCGGCGACGGTTTCGACTACTCGTCAAGCGAGGAGATTTTCGAGGAGATCCGAGGATTCTGGAATCCACGGACCGGATACGACATGCGTGGGGCGAGCTATGCGCGGCTGCGGCAGGGCCCCGTGCAATGGCCTTGTCCACCCGAAGATTCGGGGGAGCGGAATCCGATTCGCTATCTCAACGACGGAGTCAGCCAGGGTCTGCATGTCGGCGAGGACGGCACCATTCCGCGGCTGGCGTTCCCGACCCCGTCGCGGCGGGCGGTGTTCCACGCCCGTGCCCACCGGGACCCCGCGGAAACTCCCGGTGACGGGTACCCCATGGTCCTCAACACCGGTCGTTTGCAACATCATTGGCATACCCTGACCAAAACCGGTCGCATCAAGACACTCGAGCGGCTCCATCCGTCCCCCTTTGTGGAGATCCACCCTCGCGACGCCGTGACCCTCGGCATCGTCGAGGGCGATATCGTCGATATCGCCTCGCGGCGCGGGACCGCCGAACTCCCGGCGATCATCAGCGACAGAGTCAAACCCGGCAGCTGCTTTGCGCCCTTTCACTGGAACGACGTTCAGGGTCCCGGACTGGCGATCAACGCGGTGACCAACGACGCCGTCGACCCCGATTCGCTACAGCCCGAGTTCAAGGTCAGCGCGGTGATGCTGCGTCCCACGGGACGAACTGTTGTCCACGAGGTGCCCGATAGGACGGCACAAGCATTGGGCGACATAGCAATTCTGTGGACATCGCAGACCGGCAACGCCGAGACCGCAGCCACCTCGGTGCACAGCATGCTCACGGCAGCGGGAATCTCCGCCACACTCACCGCGATGGACGACTGCGCCCCCGAAGATCTCGGCGAGGTTCGAACGGCCGTGCTCATCGCCAGCAGCTTCGGCGAGGGCGGCCCACCCGATAACGGTGCGCAATTCTGGTCCGCGCTGTCCGGAGAGACCAAGCCCTTGAACCACATGCGTTATGCGGTGCTGGGGTTCGGTGACCGGGCGTACGCGGATTTCTGTGGACATGCCAAGGCGCTCGACGCCCGGCTGCACCAGCTCGGCGCCATCCCGGTGCTGGCGCGGGTAGACGGTGAGGCCAATGACCGAGGGCTACTCGCGGCCTGGACCGCGGACCTGCTGGAGGCAATCGGGGCTGGCGCCGACGCCGGCACCGAGGCGGTCAGACGATTGCGCAGCGAGGGGCTGCCAGCGGTCGCGCCGGACCGTTTCACCCGCGACGCGCCCATTCTGGCGGCGTTGTCGCATAACGAGGTCCTCTCAGCGCCTGGCTCCGGCAAGGAGGTACGGCGCATCGAGTTCGACCTGACCGGCCACGATGTGGACTACTCGGTGGGCGATGCTCTTGGCGTCTATCCGACGAACCGTGAGGAAGATGTCCAACGCTGGCTCACTGCAACAGGTTTCGATGCGGAGCTGCCGATCGCAATCGACGGGGGCGAGCTGCCGCTGGCTACCGCGCTCGCCGGCCACTACGACATCTGTCGCGTCACCGACGACCTGCTGCGTTTCGTCGCAGAGCGGCGTGGCGACAAACCGGCCACCAAGCTGTTACGCGGCCCCGACACCGCGACGCGCGAGCGGTGGCTGCAGGGTCGCAATGCCCTCGACGTGCTTCGCGAGTTTCCGGTCCGTGCCGGTATCGATGAGTGGCAACAGGTTCTGATCCGACTCACCCCACGCCAGTACTCGATCTCCTCGAGCCCCTTGGTCAGTCCGAAATCCATCGCGTTGACGGTGTCCATCGTCCGGTTCCAGGGGCCCGACGGTTCGGCCCGCGGAGGTGTGGGGTCGACCTTCCTGGCCGACCGCGCACAGCGGCTGCCCGTCCCGATCTTCCTGCAGAAATCGCCGCATTTCCGCCCACCCGATTCCTCGGATACGCCGATGATCATGGTCGGTCCCGGAACCGGTATCGCCCCATTCCGCGGGTTCCTGCAGGAACGCCGTGCCCTGGGCCATTCCGGACCCAATTGGTTGTTCTTCGGCGACCAGCACCGCACCCAGCACTTCTACTACCGCGAGGAACTCGACGGCTTCCTGCGCGATGGCTCCCTGCGCCGACTCGATCTCGCGTTCTCGCGCGACCAACAAAAACGCATCTATGTCCAGCACCGCATGATGGAGCAGGGGGCACAGATGTGGAGGTGGCTCGCCGACGGTGCGCATCTCTACGTGTGTGGAGACGCCAGCCGGATGGCCAAGGACGTGGACAGCGCATTACTGGCCATCGCCCAGAAGCACGGGCGGATGTCGGCCGAAGAGGCTCTTGAGTTCCGTAAGGAGCTCGTCGCCGGTAAACGGTACGTCCGCGACGTGTACTGA
- the crcB gene encoding fluoride efflux transporter CrcB, giving the protein MGPNVTGAQREEFARPLHLRPYALLWVFLGGVCGTALRYWFEKMWPATGGSWPWGTFAVNLTGAFILGALLETLTLLGPDGGWRQRARLFVGTGICGAFTTYSAFALEISTLARNGFAGLGVGYALVSIAAGLAAAMAGIAAAATVLGRYSGGSA; this is encoded by the coding sequence ATGGGACCGAATGTGACGGGTGCACAGCGCGAAGAGTTCGCCCGACCCCTACATCTGCGACCGTATGCACTGCTGTGGGTTTTTCTCGGCGGTGTGTGCGGAACCGCCTTGCGGTATTGGTTCGAGAAGATGTGGCCGGCTACGGGCGGGTCCTGGCCCTGGGGGACCTTCGCGGTGAACCTGACCGGAGCGTTCATCCTCGGGGCGCTGTTGGAAACCCTCACACTGCTGGGCCCGGACGGCGGTTGGCGCCAACGTGCCCGGTTGTTTGTCGGTACGGGTATCTGCGGCGCCTTCACCACCTACAGCGCATTCGCCCTGGAGATCAGCACTCTCGCCCGCAACGGATTTGCGGGTCTGGGCGTCGGGTATGCGCTGGTCAGCATCGCGGCCGGTCTGGCCGCCGCCATGGCCGGGATAGCTGCCGCCGCCACGGTCCTGGGGCGGTACTCGGGAGGTTCCGCGTGA
- the crcB gene encoding fluoride efflux transporter CrcB: MTVIAVILAGALGAVARFVVDSLIKHRRTFRFPWATLLINLSGSALIGMVAGAVIFHHSSSALLAVVGTGFCGGYTTFSTASVESVRLLERREWSLALYNTFGTLVGTVGACVAGLALARSMA, encoded by the coding sequence GTGACGGTTATCGCAGTGATCCTCGCCGGGGCTTTGGGTGCGGTAGCGCGCTTCGTCGTCGATTCCCTCATCAAACATCGCCGTACCTTCCGCTTCCCGTGGGCAACGCTCCTCATCAACCTCAGCGGGTCGGCCCTCATCGGCATGGTGGCGGGCGCCGTGATCTTCCACCATTCGTCGTCGGCTCTGCTGGCTGTCGTGGGAACCGGGTTCTGCGGTGGCTATACGACTTTCAGCACCGCGAGCGTGGAATCGGTCAGGCTTCTCGAGCGGCGCGAATGGTCACTTGCCCTGTACAACACGTTCGGCACGCTGGTGGGCACCGTCGGGGCCTGTGTCGCGGGACTAGCGCTCGCGCGGTCGATGGCGTGA
- a CDS encoding universal stress protein, with product MTESPGVHVVVGWDRHPPSTAALRFGIDIARRLGACVHVVHILDMDDEPMDIDTDSWEAQAGNAVTATEAEAVEQLAGQELAWKYHRAQGPAAAALLGVAQQYEAMMIIVGSPRGGPASALDALLGQSVSHGLIGAKRVPLVLVPAT from the coding sequence ATGACCGAATCGCCCGGTGTGCACGTGGTCGTCGGATGGGACAGACATCCGCCGAGCACTGCCGCGCTGCGCTTCGGGATCGATATAGCCCGGCGACTGGGTGCCTGCGTGCATGTGGTCCACATTCTCGATATGGACGACGAGCCGATGGACATCGACACCGATAGCTGGGAAGCTCAGGCAGGCAACGCTGTTACCGCTACGGAGGCCGAGGCTGTCGAACAGCTTGCGGGTCAGGAACTGGCCTGGAAGTACCACCGCGCGCAGGGACCTGCGGCCGCCGCCCTTCTGGGTGTGGCGCAGCAGTATGAGGCGATGATGATCATTGTGGGTAGTCCGCGGGGAGGGCCGGCGTCCGCACTGGATGCGTTGCTCGGGCAGTCGGTGTCGCATGGCCTCATCGGTGCGAAGAGGGTTCCGCTCGTTCTCGTCCCCGCCACCTGA
- a CDS encoding GNAT family N-acetyltransferase, whose protein sequence is MSSKSGIRSAVGLGPTTIDGVTVLLRPPRLADGPSWRETALAFTERLSPAFNRDDMDWESAHSPVIWVDTWRSALTDARAGGVSYLLVRIDDGIERVVGHFSMTGTDPRTGGAEISSWAVDVPSAVSGWAQLVTVLSAFEGNPAIPHALAPVAVANVRANRFYESMGWTQLQTRRALRKYDGQIADHHMWVLANTVRYRDSVRQRLAEIPFTRTYLAPSATRRPDAGYLAAWARFAAIRVRQRISATLRPAPTESSLETFTTHGEVVHIAPAGRGRFRVAVAERTAGSIDVYTDIGTSTTELVPRFEPWLPRDAGACALSALARHVAARPDGSRRTVVAVSGADSTLADQLARCGFIDEGEAPATLGDDGATRRMWTLLASPLPK, encoded by the coding sequence GTGTCTAGCAAATCCGGAATCCGATCCGCGGTAGGCCTTGGGCCGACCACGATCGACGGGGTGACGGTACTGCTGCGGCCACCCCGGCTCGCAGACGGGCCATCCTGGCGGGAGACCGCGCTGGCATTCACCGAGCGGCTGTCACCGGCGTTCAATCGTGACGATATGGACTGGGAGAGCGCCCATTCACCGGTAATCTGGGTGGACACCTGGCGTTCGGCGCTCACCGATGCGCGGGCCGGCGGAGTCTCATATCTGCTGGTGCGGATCGATGACGGCATCGAGCGGGTCGTTGGGCACTTCTCGATGACCGGTACGGATCCACGAACCGGGGGTGCCGAGATCTCCAGCTGGGCGGTGGACGTGCCCTCGGCCGTGAGCGGGTGGGCGCAGCTGGTCACGGTGCTCTCTGCCTTCGAGGGAAACCCTGCCATTCCACACGCGTTGGCCCCCGTCGCGGTAGCGAACGTGCGCGCAAACAGATTCTACGAATCCATGGGCTGGACTCAGCTACAGACACGTCGTGCTCTGCGTAAATACGATGGGCAGATTGCAGACCACCATATGTGGGTGCTCGCCAATACGGTCCGGTACCGAGATTCGGTAAGGCAGCGCCTCGCGGAAATTCCTTTCACGAGAACATATCTCGCGCCCTCCGCGACCCGCAGGCCGGACGCTGGATACCTCGCGGCGTGGGCCCGATTCGCGGCGATTCGCGTCCGTCAGCGGATCAGCGCCACACTGCGGCCGGCGCCTACAGAGTCCTCACTCGAAACCTTCACCACCCATGGGGAAGTGGTGCATATCGCACCGGCCGGTCGCGGGCGCTTCCGGGTGGCGGTGGCTGAGCGCACCGCCGGTTCGATTGACGTCTATACCGATATCGGCACGTCCACAACGGAATTGGTGCCACGATTCGAGCCGTGGCTGCCCCGCGATGCCGGCGCATGCGCGCTGTCCGCACTCGCACGCCATGTCGCCGCTCGCCCTGACGGATCGCGCCGGACGGTCGTTGCGGTCAGTGGCGCGGATAGCACACTTGCCGACCAGCTTGCCCGCTGTGGATTTATCGATGAGGGTGAGGCGCCGGCGACGCTGGGGGACGATGGCGCCACGCGGCGTATGTGGACTCTGCTGGCAAGCCCGCTTCCTAAATAG
- a CDS encoding GNAT family N-acetyltransferase codes for MLASDRPTPASLGPVEIDGMTVMLRTPRLSDGSSWRETNLRYEKRLAPAFGHPDMPWSTAHSPYMWIHTWKQALSDAARGWVSYLLVHLDGGREHVVGHLAMAGPHPRTGGTEVSTWTAGVPHSVTRWAQASLIIAGFEADPHVPHAVAPLAVENIAVQRLAQSVGWSKLQTCRRLRVYDGKPTDHQIWFQGNTVENLAALRRARDAFSGNLTGWMSGRRAAVSWSDLLARGRYELRNCGRCVASDANSSVAVTVSGTSLGSVEIAVDPGSSTTELIGRPRRDVSEDELTSTIADLAGRLMGAPSPTRRIVVAVREEDRRLTDALAGHGFRNEGRTLPTLGDASTNRRLWAGVTDN; via the coding sequence GTGCTCGCAAGCGATCGACCCACTCCGGCATCCCTGGGGCCGGTCGAAATCGATGGTATGACGGTCATGCTGCGCACTCCGCGGCTCTCCGATGGCTCATCGTGGCGGGAAACCAACCTGCGTTACGAAAAGCGATTGGCACCGGCGTTTGGCCATCCGGACATGCCATGGTCGACAGCGCATTCGCCCTACATGTGGATTCACACCTGGAAGCAGGCACTCTCCGATGCCGCGCGTGGCTGGGTCTCGTATCTGCTTGTGCACCTCGATGGAGGCCGGGAACACGTCGTCGGCCACTTGGCCATGGCAGGGCCGCATCCGCGCACGGGGGGCACCGAGGTGTCGACATGGACCGCCGGAGTTCCACACAGCGTCACCAGGTGGGCTCAGGCATCGCTCATCATCGCGGGATTCGAGGCCGATCCCCACGTTCCGCACGCAGTGGCACCGCTTGCGGTGGAGAACATCGCGGTGCAGCGACTTGCCCAGTCGGTGGGGTGGTCGAAGCTGCAGACATGTCGCAGACTGCGCGTGTACGACGGAAAGCCCACCGATCATCAGATCTGGTTTCAGGGCAACACAGTCGAGAACCTGGCCGCATTACGCCGCGCGCGAGACGCCTTCTCGGGCAACCTCACCGGCTGGATGTCGGGGCGCCGCGCGGCGGTTTCCTGGAGCGATCTGCTGGCGCGCGGGCGCTACGAACTGCGCAACTGCGGACGGTGCGTCGCTAGCGATGCGAATAGTTCAGTCGCGGTGACGGTTTCGGGGACGTCTCTGGGATCTGTCGAGATCGCTGTCGACCCGGGCAGCTCCACCACGGAGCTCATTGGCAGGCCGCGTCGCGATGTATCCGAGGATGAGCTCACCTCGACCATCGCAGATCTTGCGGGACGCTTGATGGGCGCTCCTTCACCCACGAGGCGGATCGTCGTCGCGGTGCGCGAGGAGGATCGGCGTTTGACCGACGCTCTCGCCGGGCACGGTTTCCGCAATGAGGGGCGCACCCTGCCCACCCTGGGCGATGCATCCACAAACCGTCGGTTGTGGGCCGGCGTCACCGACAACTAG
- a CDS encoding DUF6194 family protein has protein sequence MDEGAIIEYIVTTFPDLQHEVVRGNWFFFPGPERQLPVITLMSNEAFDTYSDLGRPHVYRLNIGISGDTFVKVVPGQDEPIEPDYTEFDRVLPHPEYGGAKWVCVVNPGEDTFAEVLRPLLAEAYARGRDD, from the coding sequence ATGGATGAGGGCGCCATCATCGAATACATCGTCACGACCTTTCCGGATCTGCAGCACGAGGTTGTGCGGGGCAATTGGTTCTTCTTCCCAGGCCCCGAACGTCAACTGCCGGTTATCACGCTGATGTCGAACGAGGCATTCGATACGTACTCCGATCTCGGACGACCGCACGTCTACCGGCTCAACATCGGCATCAGCGGTGACACCTTCGTCAAGGTTGTGCCCGGTCAGGACGAGCCGATCGAGCCCGATTACACCGAGTTCGACCGGGTACTTCCGCATCCCGAATACGGCGGCGCCAAGTGGGTGTGTGTGGTCAATCCGGGTGAGGACACGTTCGCCGAGGTGCTGCGGCCGCTGCTGGCCGAGGCGTACGCACGCGGTCGCGACGACTAG
- a CDS encoding competence/damage-inducible protein A — MLRAGIVVTGTEVLTGRVADANGPWLSEHLREVGVDVAHICVCGDRREDLTAQLRFLADQGVDLIVTSGGLGPTADDMTLPTVAEFSGTTLIFDAVLEAAIMNRLRPMADRWENVDWEALCVGIAKQALVPALGEVLDPVGTAPGAIMSADGVIIVVLPGPPHELQRMWPSAIDAAPMRALLGEDVTAIEQTTLRLYGITEPDIAETLRLAEGELGSLAALEITTCLRRSEVEVVTRFEADAHPLWTRLHEFIQIRHGAALFSADGSTVDDVVARLLNGRRLAVAESCTAGLLGARIADIPGSSEYFLGGVISYANDVKIGQLQVDPQLLADHGAVSPEVAEAMAEGALKALDADIAVSTTGVAGPGGGTAEKPVGTVCFCVKTSAGEKADLRVVIPGNRNQIRERATTVALHLLRRLLQR, encoded by the coding sequence ATGCTGCGAGCGGGAATCGTCGTCACAGGTACGGAGGTCCTCACCGGGCGGGTCGCCGACGCAAACGGCCCATGGCTTTCCGAACATCTGCGGGAAGTGGGCGTGGATGTGGCGCATATCTGCGTGTGCGGAGACCGCAGAGAGGACCTGACGGCGCAGCTGCGGTTTCTCGCCGATCAGGGTGTGGACCTCATCGTCACATCCGGCGGCTTGGGTCCGACGGCCGACGACATGACGCTGCCGACAGTGGCTGAATTCTCCGGTACCACACTCATTTTCGATGCAGTTCTGGAAGCGGCCATCATGAATCGGCTACGGCCGATGGCGGACCGCTGGGAGAACGTCGATTGGGAAGCACTGTGCGTCGGCATCGCCAAGCAGGCGCTTGTCCCGGCTCTGGGCGAGGTGCTTGACCCGGTGGGCACCGCGCCGGGGGCGATCATGAGCGCAGACGGCGTTATCATCGTGGTGCTGCCCGGGCCGCCGCATGAGCTTCAACGGATGTGGCCGTCGGCGATCGACGCCGCGCCTATGCGGGCGCTCCTCGGTGAGGATGTCACGGCCATCGAGCAGACCACGCTGCGTCTCTACGGAATCACCGAGCCGGATATCGCCGAGACATTGCGCCTTGCTGAGGGCGAGTTGGGAAGCCTTGCCGCGCTGGAGATCACCACCTGCCTGCGGCGCAGCGAGGTCGAGGTGGTGACTCGCTTCGAGGCCGATGCGCACCCATTGTGGACGCGCCTGCACGAGTTCATCCAGATCCGGCATGGAGCGGCACTGTTCTCTGCGGATGGCTCGACCGTTGATGACGTGGTGGCCCGGCTGCTGAACGGGAGGCGCCTGGCGGTGGCGGAGTCATGCACGGCGGGACTGTTGGGCGCTCGCATCGCCGACATCCCGGGCTCTTCTGAATACTTCCTGGGTGGGGTCATCAGCTATGCCAATGACGTCAAAATCGGTCAGCTACAGGTGGATCCGCAGCTACTGGCAGATCACGGCGCAGTGTCACCCGAGGTCGCCGAGGCCATGGCGGAGGGCGCGCTGAAGGCGCTGGATGCTGATATCGCGGTGTCGACGACGGGTGTGGCAGGCCCGGGCGGTGGTACGGCGGAGAAGCCGGTGGGCACCGTGTGTTTCTGTGTCAAGACCTCGGCGGGGGAGAAGGCCGACCTTCGCGTCGTTATCCCGGGAAATCGCAACCAGATTCGTGAGCGTGCAACCACTGTCGCCCTGCATTTGTTGCGTCGGTTGTTGCAGCGCTAG
- a CDS encoding GlxA family transcriptional regulator, with the protein MGTKTVAALALDGVITYDLACAVQMFRRGPGRAGQPDGFDLVTCGYRAGSVWTPDSFNLEVEHGIDALETADIVVVPARAPHDYPPPDDVLSALVTAHERGAVIFSICLGAFVLAATGLLDGRPATTHWEYCQDMRMLYPQVDLRPDALYVDDGDILTSAGLSAGMDLCLHVLRRELGAAAASEMARWNVMAPHRDGGQAQFIPPPRNSHDSAGLGPTLSWASECLAEIDDVSALARHAHLSLRTFNRRFGEEVGTTPKRWLDVQRATRARELLENTDLTVESIAAQCGFGSVTAMRTHLRRVTATTPSAYRRAFRR; encoded by the coding sequence ATGGGCACCAAGACGGTGGCGGCACTGGCGCTCGATGGCGTCATCACCTACGACCTGGCATGTGCCGTGCAGATGTTTCGCCGGGGGCCTGGGCGTGCCGGTCAGCCGGACGGTTTCGACCTGGTGACCTGTGGCTATCGCGCGGGTAGCGTGTGGACACCGGACAGTTTCAATCTCGAAGTGGAACACGGTATCGATGCGCTGGAAACCGCCGATATCGTCGTCGTTCCCGCGCGTGCCCCACACGACTATCCGCCACCTGATGACGTCTTGAGCGCACTGGTGACCGCGCACGAACGCGGCGCGGTGATCTTCAGTATCTGCCTAGGTGCGTTTGTCCTGGCAGCAACCGGGTTGCTGGATGGACGCCCCGCCACCACGCATTGGGAGTACTGCCAGGACATGCGCATGTTGTACCCACAGGTCGATCTGCGGCCCGATGCGCTGTACGTCGACGACGGGGACATCCTTACCTCGGCGGGGCTTTCCGCGGGGATGGACCTGTGTCTGCACGTGCTGCGACGAGAATTGGGAGCCGCCGCGGCGTCGGAGATGGCGCGGTGGAATGTCATGGCTCCGCACCGCGATGGTGGTCAGGCCCAATTCATCCCGCCCCCAAGGAATTCTCATGATTCGGCTGGGCTCGGTCCGACCTTGAGCTGGGCATCGGAGTGTCTCGCCGAGATCGACGATGTATCGGCGCTGGCACGGCACGCACACTTGAGTCTGCGCACATTCAACCGGCGGTTCGGCGAGGAAGTCGGTACGACTCCCAAACGGTGGCTCGACGTACAACGCGCCACCCGTGCCCGCGAATTGCTCGAGAACACTGATCTGACTGTGGAATCCATTGCCGCACAGTGCGGGTTCGGCAGCGTCACCGCCATGCGGACACACCTGCGCAGGGTCACCGCAACAACACCGAGTGCCTACCGCCGGGCATTCCGGCGGTAG